Genomic DNA from Channa argus isolate prfri chromosome 2, Channa argus male v1.0, whole genome shotgun sequence:
aaatctatattttgcaTCATAAGAGTTAAAATGTCTTGAATCGTTTTAAAATTGTAAtcacatttataataatatgtttgttgtgtacatgtatgtaccTGCAAGTATTCTTTAGcacatgggtttttttttttttttttttttttttgcttgactTCTTGGGAATGGTGCTAAACGTGTTTCAGGTCTCTCCCTACCGTGGAGTAGAGTTGGACTTTTATCAGTTTTGAAATTTGCGCCTTATGATAGTTCATATCTGCCTgtctctttctcattctcttcATCCCTGCATGCTTGAAGAAGGGCCTTGTCTAAACAAGCACCGCTTACCCTCAGGCTGAAAGGTCAAGAATTGTCAGGGTGGAGTCCAATGGTGGTGAGCATTTGAATTTCACCAAAGAATAATACAGCTCAAAATATAAATACGTAGAACATCAAAACCCAGAATGGAAAAATTAGCTAATTTCTGCTGGTAATGCTAAAGGctgttcttttctcttgctGGGGATTGACTTTACAGGTCAGGCTGCAGTCAGAACTGTAAAGACAGCTGAATGACCTCAATACAGTTGTTTCTTGAGTTTCTGATTTTTATCAGTATTATTGGAATCGCAAGGAATTcgtttttatttgtgttatatttttttttttaatctgcaggACAGTTTGAAAGGGAAGGCAGAATAATGTCGCAAGTTCCTGTGGGTGGGGTTGACCTCTTTGATAACCTACCCAACCCTGAAGCTCACTCTGCCCAAACTCGAAACCTCAACGAGAAAAACACGCTCACACAGACTCAAAGTCTCCCCCCTTTGCAAACTGACGAGGGGCTGCGGCACGTCCAAACTGCTTCCCTCAACAATAATGGGAAGGACGAGGAAGAGGAACAAGCAAAGGAGGGATACACACGaagcagagaggaggatgaggaagaagacactgatgaggtgatgaaagatgaggaggaggaatcAGAGGAATCCAATGCTCTAATTCGCTGCCACTCTCCAGATACTCCTATGACGGATTCTTCATATTCAGAAACTGGTAGGGGCCCAAACATGTAAccactgaaagagaaaatgatatGTATACACATATGGATGAACACTTTCATACTCAGATTCTCGCCATAAGTAGTACTTCCATTTTCAGGGCAGGAGAGCTCCACAACAAGCTAACCGATATACAGCCAAGCATGTCTTATGCTTTTCTGGCCATAATGGCCAATGTGTCGCTAAACAGATGCCGACTTCCACGTGTCATTTGAGGACATCTCTTTCGCTACCTGGCAAATGTAAATCTGACTTTACTTCTGTTTCGGTCTTTTcagattgtattttttttattccccacCGGCTAGTTTATCATAGGGAGACTCTGCTCATCAATTAAACGTGGACTCTTCCTGTTGCCAGAAACAACTCTATTGAGTGTCAGTGAGACTGAATAATTTGCAGATGggaaaaccaaaaatatttagCTAAAAGAGGTTCTTTCTTATAACACCTAATTGATATAATAGTATCCATTAATAGggctttaaataaaatcatttacaataaaatcaaGAGGATGGGAAAACATTTGGGCATCTGCTAGATGTTAAACACTACAATATCCAGATCAGCCTCTGCTATTTATGTAATGTTCAGGGAAGTCTACAGCATTTCCAGCTTTAAATCCAAAATTTGGAAATCCTTTGAAAAATGTAGAGAAAAAGagtgattgttttatttttgtgacctttcagtgcttctctttggggaaAAATGGTGGTGTCGCAAAGGCTTATGCTCTTGTCAGGGTTTGGCTTGCTCACTGACTATTGTGTGTTTCAAGTGGCCAATCTTTTAGATTGAGGTCAGAATCACTGGGGATGGTGATGTTACTCCGATcatatggagaaaaaaaagtaaagagagTGAAACAGGACAAATCAGGTAGAAGAAGGCTTTGTGTCGAGTAAAACAATTAAGACAGCGGTAAGTGAACTAGAATGCAAAGTAGTAATGGAGAGTAGAAGTATTTTTGCACTTCCAAAAGATATTAATTATTAACACTATTCTAGGATTTGTCTAAACCAGCTAATAATAGAACTTGCATGTTTACACTTTTGCAGAtgtactgacacacacacacacacacacacacacacacacacacacacacacacacacacacacacacacacacacacacacacacacacacaaacttacttTAAGGTCAGCACCTTTCCTTTAGTTGCATCTGTATTGGGCCTTTGTATTTGGCTCTGATGACAATCAGAAGTGACCCAAATACAACTGCCACAACTTGTCCTCATTACAAGGAGAAACCACATTTAGCCTTAATAGGTTTAATAATACAACGGTAGCTTGATAAAgttaacagtgtgtttgtgtttgcccaAATCAGTCACTCATTTGTAGGTCATACGCttacatattttactttatctttATTGAAATTACCATTCACTTCGTTAATAACATTATTTGATTTGGTTATAATAAAGTCTATTAAAAAAACTCCATATTAACAAGACCACATTAACAAAAGACTTTCTTACAGTGAAGCAGTGAACTCAGCTTTGTTTTCCATGAAAATAATCACAGTGATCTCACACTAATACCGAGCCCTAGTTGTTGATTGTAAATTGCCCTTTGATTTGCTCTCCTGGATCTATATacctttttttataaatactaaTAATCTTTTACACAACTTTAGGAATTTTAGACAGCTATTCATGAGTAATTTGAATTGATCTTAATTTCTGTCTCATTTGCAACCGGTTTGTCTTTCTTGGCCTCTATAGGCAGTCTCCTGGAAGCTCCATATCCTTTCAGCCCTGGGACCAGTCCAGAGGCTACATCCCCTGTCATTACAGCAGTCAGTCCAGGAACTCTGTATTCCATCAATCAAGTGGACTCTCTCAACTCCCCCACTGCATCGGTTGCCTCCACCACAATGCCTGTTACACGGGGGCACGCGCCTAAAGATTCTACTACACGAACTGTAACCTCAGACACAATGCCCACCAGCCCACCCAGGCCTACATGTATCACTGAGCCTACagataaagcaaaaaatattaaCTTCACCAGAGAACATTTTACCTCATTTACAGAGCCCACCTTCAACCATGGGACCATATGTACTGGAGGGTCAGCCAGTTCATATGCAGAACCTCAAGTCTCCTCAAGGCTAAACACTGACATTGCTTCCACTGCAGGACCCGTTACTATCACCCCAGGGCTCACAATTACCGGTACAGAATCCACTTCCAAAACAGGAGCTGAAACCTCAAACTGGGAACACATTACCTCAGTGCCAGTGCCCTCAGTCTCTACCTGCACCACAGGGCCGATTCCAAGCTCAGCTCTTCAAGAGTTTCTTGAGCAGTTGGCACAAAAAGGAGATGACACTCACTTCCCACAGTACCTTCACCAGGTAACCTGTCTGTTTTCATCACCATCACTTCTGTCATTCCCACATTTGAACAGACCCTCTTTAATGTTTACTTAGGCGTTTATTTGCTGTCTTTCTGGCATTTTATTCTCCTTAACCTCTTGCTGTAGTTATTAAATGACTGATATCCACTCAACCTCATAACTTTAGGGACACTTTGTACCCTAAGGTATGGGtgtagtctttttttatttcttcacacacaaacagacattctTCTCGCTATCCACCTGCACCAAAGTAGCACATTAGCCACATgcacagtacaaagacaaccCACACCCCCAgtttttattacacacacacacaccacatgacTGAACATGTGTTGGAAGGCGTGTGAATACTTCAGTTAATTTTGATTTCAAAAATGCTTCCACCAGGCACACcttagaggtgtgtgtgtgtgtgtgtgtgtgtgtgtgcttatgtggCCATTACAtgccttttcatcttttttcacAAACCTAGGAAAAAAAGGTGGGAATATTGGAAAAGCTAACCACTTCATAAGAAAATtgtgtaaacattaaaaataaagtctCAACTATTGCATTATGACACTCCATAAGAAAAGATTCTATCTGATGAATAATTACTAATGCTATACATATGTTCTAacatatgttttgtgttttttttttttttttatctgatcacaacaactaaaaaactGGATAAAACCTAAGTCACTACAAAAGATTTTGAATAATGAAATCCATAaaatgatgtcttttttttttttaatctttagtgaATAGTGAGCTATGAAGTCAATTAAAAGTTTTCCTCTCGGTGACAGAGATTATTGCTTCACTGGCATTAGCTTCACAGTCCTACACGACTAAACCTTTGGCAGTCCAACAagtctaaccctaacccaccaAATAAATCGCAGCATTAGTAACTACTTAACATTTTGTTGATCTTGAACAAGCATGTACTGAGTTTTGTTGTATGTGGAGTGACTGTCTTTTGTTGCATTGCATACCTAATGTCCACGTTCCAACAACCCAGACTGTGATGACTATTCATGCGTCTTGTTGTGGTGTTTACAGTGTGAGGTAACCTGAAGCTCTGAAACAAAAGATGATGTAAATGGCTGAAAGGAAGATGTTGAATGGTTTTGTTTGTGGAGTctgagaatttaaaaatgtctgaagaTCCAAAAATGTATGATTTAGACAGAATTGCATTGTATTTATGTTAAGTATTTGATCTTACGTGAAACGAAAAACAGACCGATTAGTTGGTTCCAAAATGCAGCCTTGCAACAAAAGTGACTACACCTATGACCACTGCAACAAATGTCATCGCCAAGTGATGTACAATTAAGCCTAACTGCACAAAAAGCCATAAAGTACATTGCTCCACATTGTAAAGTATTGGACGAACAAGTAAAAAAAGTCGTTGAAGCTGTTGTTAGGAGGTATAAGAAGAGGCCTAACCAACTATAAATGACGTGCATGAAACCTCCTCAATTGATGCCTACACAATCGGCCATGTGCACATCTTTTTACATTAAAGCTGGATAATGTTATAGCACAATGGTTACAAATGGAAATTAGTATTTCAATGTCACGACcagtttttcagtttcagttcatttttttttttttttcagccacagTTCCTTCCTAGTTTCTGTGACATAAGTGCCTTTCCATGTCTGATCACACTGTGTTAAAAACATTGCATGAAGTCAAAGGTTGTATGAGTGCAAACGTTACACTGGAGAGAATTGTGGTCTGTTCTAGAGGGACATACTGAAATTGTTATGTCGTTAATGCAACAATTTCTATAATTATTATTTCGGATGAAGTCAAAAGTTGCATGACTGCAAAAGTTGCAGTGGAGACCTCGACCTTTATAGATAGAACCAGACAGtcaataaatggaaaaaactaTGTCCCAAATCTAAGAATCATCCcagtaaaacataatttatttattttttatatgacATCGTGAAAACTATGACCCCTGACTTAGAACACCTTAGTTAAAACAGAGGGCAGATCAACAGAACCCCAGTAGCAACTAATAATCCAGTAAAATGGCAGAATGTATGGGGAGataatacacaaaatataaaaaaatacttccaTTTCACATTCTATAAATGTAGGGGCTTCTGACTCTTCGCTTCTTAAATATTGACTCTATTGTAATGGAAACTTTTTGAAATGAATTGGCATCTTTTTTTCGTGAGCATTGGCTGGAAAACATGACTCAAAGCACAGTGTTTGTAACTGCTTAACATTTTGTAGATCGTGACCTGGGCTGTACTCACTCTTGTTGTACACTGAACGACTCAGTCGCCTTTGTTGCACTGCATCGctaacttcctcgttccacctaCTCAACAACCCAGATTGTGATGATTATCCGTGCGTACTGCTGTTGTGGTACGtcacactgtaaacacaacagTCTTGATCGAAACATCATGTAGATGGCTGATATAGTGCGTTGTGTGTgttattgagaaaaaaaaaaaccccttaAGCATTTATTTGTATCTGTGGGACTCATCAGCACGTACATTGACATCGTTAGAAGAAGATGAATCGTgtcatcattgagcacatatacatatttcaCATACATACCCGGGGGCTAGCgctgagtgtctcgctcagggacacacacaccttaatATGTTTTtctagttatatatatataggtcaatataataataataataataataataataataatagcccATAAAAATGGAACTGTATTTTAAGATTAAGAcgtaaaaacttttttttaataagatttGTTGCTGTAGTTTTGAACCTTTACATTAAACTGTGCTTTGCGTAAATCTGGGAACCCTACCTGTAGTGAAACTGCAGCAAAGTTCCAAGTGTGTCTGAACCGTTCCAGCACATATAACTAGAGAGGCCTTTCACTTGTCACCACCCCTCACTTCATTAGAAATGCGAGAGTCTTTTGTGCCCtcctttcatctctctctcattgtgtcgctcacacacacacacacacacatacacctctTGTTCTGTGGTCAGCTGAGCAGCATGAAAGAGACACTTGCTAAAGAGAGGTAGAGTGTCCACTATGGTTTCTGGTTTTCCTGtcttgctgtctgtctgtgttttcactCTCATTTACACCCGGTCTGTTCTAGAGGGACGtactgacattgtttttttaatgttgttaatcATTGTGGAAAGTTATTTCCATTATTGTAGTGCAGTTACtctgttacattttaaataagagaaacaaagagtgGGATGTCAGTTTCTGtattgttcatttgttttatgtttttttttttgttgttttttatagtTGACTATATCCGATCTGATCTTGTGTCATGTTTGGCACCCACTCCACATGACCAgttgtttcagttttactttgaaTTTAGACTGAGCCACAGTTCTTTCCTTGCTTTTGTGACATAACTAATGTGATGAAAAgacataatttttaattattaaaaacacttttagaaTTTCTAAAGTTTATAAACTCGTtcactcttcctctctgtctctttgcagATCGCTGAGACCTTTGTCCTTCACGAAGATTGTATCCTTatctctgcctgtgtgtgtgtgtgtgtgtgtgtgttgggggtggggTGCTGGGTGGTGGGaggcagcttttattttaatttatgcaAAGAGTGTTATGGTCTGATCTCATGTGCACTTGCAGCTTGCCCATACagatatttatcattttctttggCTGATGTAATATTgatgtatacatttttaacagaatTATCTCCATAAGAATTGGAGGATTTAGTTTGACTTTCTCTGGTAAAGTTATTGtgtattatttgtaattttccattcattttaCAGTGAGAATAATTAAATGAGATGAAATAGACGGAGGACAAAAGAGAGTAAAAGATCTTGTGAGACTGACAGAAAGAAGGCACCTACACGGTGATGCATGGACACTTAAATAGGCTTTGTTGACGTGTCGAGAAGAGACACTGTTGCCAAAACAATACCTTTGTCAAATTAGGAAAGGttacaacatttacaaatgatttatggataaacacaaaaacaatgaatcAGCACACAAATGAAATGCTTGTAGTACAGCAGTAAGATTTATGACCATTATGTTTATTGAAATACAATGTTGCTAACCagctagaaaaaaaacagtgggttcttctatattatttttactctgggaatattctttaaaactttaagATTGTTTTTGGTTAATCTATTGTTCATATATTGTACGTACACAGCTTGAATACTTTACAGATGCCGAGAACGAGACACTCATACCAGTGCGCTCTGTAAAGTACGGAGGTACTGCATGAAATGTAAGGACGAAAACGAGCACGAGAAAGAATTGGGGAAATTTTATCCAGAGGAAAGCGACAGAGTGGGAGGGGAGAAATGGAAGAGTCAAAGAGGAGGCAAAGCTAGCTCGGCTCCGTCATGCATTTCTAAAGGGATAGttagagaaggagagagagcatCGAGCCATGTGGAAGAAGGATTGTGGAAGGATTTATCCTGTTCATATCCATAAACATCCATAAACATAAGGCCCTTTATCCTGGTGCTGTTTCTCCCTTTTGGCCTCACAccatttcctcctctctgtgtctttgccCTCCtatattttcacctttttgcATCCTTTTCCTTTTACCTCTGTAAGATCTGCTGATCTTACATTTCATGCAAGATCAACTGTAATGTTGTGTTAAGAAGAGACTATTATTGTCAATTCAGTCTTTCCActaaagcgtgtgtgtgtgtgtgttcatgtacgTGTTGTGTTATTTCTTAACCTGGAGTTTCCAGATCAGCGGGGAATATGGTGCATCCAACTAGAGGCACTTTATCACAAGAGAGTCCTGGACAACCTGCATACACTGCAGGAGCAGTGGGGTAACATATGCACTCATAGTGTTATAGACGTAGCCGCACATCTGTGAATCTGTGATACatattaagtaaataaaatgtgacaggTGTGCGTGTGTCATTCACTGacatatgtttgtatgtgctACTTTAAATGCATgactgcagctcagttggtactACATATTTAATGTAGTTTAACTGATGTCATGCAAATGCTATCAAGACACTTAGGACTGTGGACTGTGGACTTGTAGGAtcgtatatttatatttgtgtttctttcaggTGATTTCTTATAGTATTAACTTgactgtttgtgtctgtctttcctcTTAGAGAATAAGTGTAGAGGATCTTCCTTTAAGCTGGAAACCCAACATCTGGACGCTCTTAAACACATCTGCCTGACGCATAATTGGTCAGTCTCTATGCTTGTGCTTCTTGGTTATATTCATGTGTTTATTGTCCCCAAACCCTGTCTGTCTTCTTTTATGCTTTCAAAAGTGAAGTGAAACTtccaaatgtgtttaaagttctGTTGAAGTCAGGGTGAACTTACAACTCCTGTTGTTTGGGGCTTTTTTTTAaccgcatgcacacacacacccacccaaaTCCTCCCTCTTACAGCTCTGCCTTTTTGTGACTATAACAAAGAAGATCTATGTAAATAACACAGCTTTGTATTTAATAATAGTGATGCTTTGACCTTACTCTAAATAATAGTTGATACATAGAAATGTTacaactgtttatttaaatgggAAGTTTAGGTTTGTGGTGATTGCAACATTTCAGATAATATGTATCGGTGTCTTTAAGCATGCAtgtctgctggtgtgtgtgtttgtgtgtgtgtgtgtgtgtgtgtgtgtgtgtgtgagatggagaGTGCTCATTTGAGTGTAACAACTTAGTCAGGTGACCGCCCTGCATTTTTCAATATTCAATAGGAAGTCCTGCCAGACACACCCCCTttctcacaacacacacatctacattATGCTCCCCGGCATGctaaagtttgtgtgtgtgtgtgtgtttgtgtgtatgtgagcttctgtatatttgtgtgtggcaagAACTGCTGTGATGGTTTAAACATATGGCTCTTTGCTGCTTCTGCACTTTCAGACATTTGAGCCTTCGCACTGCTAGGGTTTCACTTCacgtaacacacacacacacacacacacacgttcaatAGCCAAGGAAAAGTGTCCAGGCTAATATTAGATTGGGAGAGTGGAAAAGGGTCACCCATCTCTCATGTCTTCATTTACTAAAACCAAGAACAGACCTTTTAAAACTCTCACCGTCtccctttgtctctctgtctgccttctACTCGCAGGCCGAGGGCTAGAGATGCTGTGGTaagaaattcattatttttgtcgTCAGTTTGAGAGAGAGATAATAAACATTGATGTAGATAAAAGATAAAACGGATGTATCTTGCTTTTTAGGTGAGTCGTGGATCTAATGTTAATGTTACATCTAAAATGTCAATTTCTAATGACAACGTAGTATCATTGATGTGTATATTATCACTTATTATGTTTTCCAGGTACATGTAATCTGCACATTACTATACCATAGCATAGTGTAAATGCAGTTGTGTATATGAACAGTTGTTtatttggttgtgtgtgtgtgtgtgtgtacagtgtgcaTCTCTGGATTTTTTGAGGCCTACATTGGAAGAGTGTGTTGCACAGCCTGTATGTGCCTCAGGTGAGTGGCCAAGAGTGATTCTGCCAGTACTGTTGTTCATCTCCCATGTTTGATTCCATTACCATATGgaaaaaaagtatcaaaagtatCAAAGTCCGAACCCAAGATCCACTTACTAGCTTTTTCCAGTGTTTAATCAAAGGGAGAACGAGCCTTTGACCCTATCTTTACATTCACTTCAAAGTTTTAGAAAAAACAGTAACTGCTCCTAAGTTCAACAGTGACCTTCTTGCGGATGTCACGAAATGCTTTGAAAAGtagttttaatgtattttgtatGCAGTTTATTTGATTAGGCTAAAAAATACACTATAACTAGAATGTTGAAAAGAGCTCTTAAGGTCAGGAGAAACTTAAAATGGCCAtttggattttgtgtgtgtgtgtttgtagctgcAGGTCTAGTGTTGTGTTAAATGATGAACCAGTAGTAGTataaagtgtgtttaaaaaaaataaaaataaaaaattccacTCAGTAGCTGCTAAGTCTTACTTATGCATCTGTGCCAAACCACagggatgtgttttttttttttgtttgtttgattgttttgcaCCTATGGACTTGATATTAgttatagttttattattatttatttatgtattttgtgaCACGTGAGAAATTCTATGGAAAACAAGAAAAGGTGCTGAATTGATTTTGTATACCTTGAGAGAATAGCTTATATTTTAGCAAAAGCCAGCACAGCTTTATACACAAATTTCAGGTAATGGCTACATAGAAGGGGTCCCACTGCATTGGGAGCAAAATGGTgataagatttattttaaaagttgtatGTCCGTTGAAAAATGCGTCTGGCCTTGTCAGCATATTTGAAACCGTTTCAACTTAATTGTTGTAAGGAATTTACCGTACAAAGTATTTATTATGACCACAGTGTCATTAACTAGAAGACCACCATGACTAAAGATTTTATCTTGccttatgtctgtttttatcttctgcctaatgattttttttttgtcttcatcccACTTATTATCTACGTTTTTTTCTACCATATGTCTCCCCTTCTGAAACCAACCCTCCTGTTCCTTTACCCtgtgtttctcttgttttcatcCAGTTCATCAGGTTGACGGAGGGATGCAGACGAAAGCTGAAGACCCCTCCTTAAATCAGATTGGCCAGCCAGTCATACCCATCGTAAATTTGCCTAAAAGGTTCAAGTCCCCTGAGACCTCAGGAATAAACCAGGAATTACAGGAGAGGGACAGTTTTCACGCATTTCCGCTAACTGACATGGAGCGCGTcaacagagagggaggagaggcgGAAGGAGAAGTAGGATGCACCACTACAATGATAGGAAATGGCCTACACCCCTCTGGGGCTGGAGGAATGGATCAGTCCATTTCTGCAGAGCAGCAGGGAGGAGATTCATGTCCAGCAccggaaaaggaggaggagagggacgTGGAGGAGGCGGTAGATGCTCTGGAGATGAAAGATgagggagaggtggaggagaagcaTAAGGGCAGAGACTCTGCTTTTTGTCCGAAGGCTCTACCAGTGGAGACTCTGGTCAgtgggacagaggaggaggtaCAACAGCTGCACCAGGAAGCCCCAGTTGAGAAGAAGCTACATACGGAGACCAAGGTATATATCAGAATGTGTTTGTTACCGAAAGCAGTCTGAATTTAGTTTCGAGAACATTTTTACcaaaatgatttattaacaaaTCAAAGTCGACATGGAagagaacagtgtgtgtgatcTGTCAATTCCATCAGCCCTCCCCACTTGTGATTACCTGTATCAGGTGTGCTAAGCCAATCAACCACGGGTATTGCAGGGATAGTAAAAAGTAAGTAGAGCAAGGGttcttgaggaccaggattgtcAACCCCTGAATCACATTATCAGTGAGGTTCTTGTCTGTTTTctcaatgttttaaaatcacagtTAAACTGCATCATCAGCACCAGGACCAACATCATATTGTTTTCTTATGTTGAAGAGCTTGCTCTAGGGTTTAATGGTGCAATAACCGTGGTGGGTTACTTCCTCTATTTATCTCTCTAAAGGACTTCTACTATTGCTGGAAATATGAAACCGTACTCATCACTTCCTCATCCCCTCTCTTTATTCCTTTCTCGGGAACAATCAACCCCCTGGTTGTCTTGAACAGCTTTCACTAAACTTCCAGAAGCTCAAAAGGCCCGAATCTAAGTCGTGTTACCGCAGTTTAGCAGAAAGTAGAGCAACAAATTGGATTCTTCTCACCATACCTGCGTGCTGATTTGTAagttatgaatacattttattatcacTATAGGACAGTGCTCAAACCTGCCGGCACCAGGAAGTACACCTTCATCAAAAAGCTCCTGTAAGGCAGGAGGAGCAgagtgaagaggaagaggaggaagaagacgAGTATGAAGTAGAGCAGGCTGACCTAATCAGAGAAGCCGCCTCACTGGATGACATGGCTAAACTCATCATGGTAGAGGAGGTGCgtacatgacatttgttgtggATGAGTGAGAGTATTTCAGTTATGGTGCATTTACAGAATTAAAGTGTTCTTTGGAATCCTTTATTTCTCCTTTTATAATGCTCCACTTCATCAAAATACATTTGGAAAACGTTGTATATGTTTATCTAACCTCTTTATAACGGACAGCATGATGCCTTTTGAGGTAGGTCTAATTATATTACCTAGCCATTACTGTGCAACCCAGACTTGCTCTCGCGCTCGCTTGCTCtctcataaataaaaattagtttttaaaataattttttaaattgctaaatATGATGTTTGTGCATTTCATAATAATGCAAAAAGATCTAATGAGCATAATTTCTACTCTAGTGTGAGAGTAACTTAGGTTTGATACTGCTTATTGTGTGATGTGATGACACCTGGTGGCTGGTTAGTTGCCATTTCCTCACAATAATGAGTCAGTGAGAAGGAAAAGATTAAATTGTTATTTGATGTAAGTAGACATTGTGTTTATGTT
This window encodes:
- the cnsta gene encoding consortin — protein: MSQVPVGGVDLFDNLPNPEAHSAQTRNLNEKNTLTQTQSLPPLQTDEGLRHVQTASLNNNGKDEEEEQAKEGYTRSREEDEEEDTDEVMKDEEEESEESNALIRCHSPDTPMTDSSYSETGSLLEAPYPFSPGTSPEATSPVITAVSPGTLYSINQVDSLNSPTASVASTTMPVTRGHAPKDSTTRTVTSDTMPTSPPRPTCITEPTDKAKNINFTREHFTSFTEPTFNHGTICTGGSASSYAEPQVSSRLNTDIASTAGPVTITPGLTITGTESTSKTGAETSNWEHITSVPVPSVSTCTTGPIPSSALQEFLEQLAQKGDDTHFPQYLHQIAETFVLHEDYQRGIWCIQLEALYHKRVLDNLHTLQEQWENKCRGSSFKLETQHLDALKHICLTHNWPRARDAVCASLDFLRPTLEECVAQPVCASVHQVDGGMQTKAEDPSLNQIGQPVIPIVNLPKRFKSPETSGINQELQERDSFHAFPLTDMERVNREGGEAEGEVGCTTTMIGNGLHPSGAGGMDQSISAEQQGGDSCPAPEKEEERDVEEAVDALEMKDEGEVEEKHKGRDSAFCPKALPVETLVSGTEEEVQQLHQEAPVEKKLHTETKDSAQTCRHQEVHLHQKAPVRQEEQSEEEEEEEDEYEVEQADLIREAASLDDMAKLIMVEEISPASGLVSILKKRSVCVDNEIVSASSEPQSDKPTAKRRVRFKVPDDGFEQDVGGGDSCLLLFLLCLVTVVISLGGTALYCALGDVHSSVCQDFSRNADFYIGQLQRGITQLQHWFSPGS